From Coffea arabica cultivar ET-39 chromosome 10e, Coffea Arabica ET-39 HiFi, whole genome shotgun sequence, one genomic window encodes:
- the LOC113712283 gene encoding DUF21 domain-containing protein At1g47330-like isoform X2: protein MESLPILLDKLVPPWAAILISVTLILMFGEILPQAICTRYGLTVGATVAPFVHLLLWIFFPVAYPISKVLDWMLGKGHAALLRRAELKTFVDFHEKEAGKGGDLTHDETTIIAGALELTQKTARDAMTPISKAFSLDLDGTLNLETLNAIMTMGHSRVPVYYKDPTNIIGLILVKNLLAVDPEDSVPLRKMTIRKIPRVAENMPLYDILNEFQQGHSHIAVVYEDLNKTKGTPKKTKDPDTAAVKSDSVDASLSKGGADQAKKKSPPPTPAFKKRHRGCSFCILDLENTPIPEFPPNHAVLGVITMEDVIEELLQEEILDETDEYVNIHNRIKINMNASQEKLPELNAIESSRSHTASEVPGPHSDQPVYARTSR from the exons ATGGAG TCTCTCCCTATTTTGTTGGACAAGCTTGTGCCTCCATGGGCAGCAATTCTAATATCTGTAACACTCATCCTCATGTTTGGAGAG ATACTTCCTCAAGCAATCTGCACTCGTTATGGATTGACTGTTGGGGCAACAGTGGCACCCTTTGTCCATCTTCTTCTGTGGATATTCTTCCCTGTTGCTTATCCAATCAGTAAG GTACTGGACTGGATGTTGGggaaagggcatgctgcccttTTACGCAGAGCAGAGCTTAAAACATTTGTGGATTTTCATGAAAAAGAG GCTGGAAAAGGTGGTGATTTGACACATGATGAGACAACAATAATTGCTGGAGCGCTTGAATTGACTCAGAAGACCGCAAGAGATGCCATGACCCCCATATCAAAGGCATTTTCTCTTGATCTGGATGGAACACTCAATTT GGAGACACTTAATGCTATAATGACTATGGGCCATAGTAGAGTTCCTGTTTATTACAAAGATCCGACTAATATTATTGGTCTTATATTG GTAAAAAATCTTTTAGCTGTTGACCCAGAAGATTCAGTTCCTTTGAGGAAAATGACAATCAGAAAAATTCCTCG GGTTGCAGAAAACATGCCTCTATATGATATATTGAATGAGTTTCAGCAGGGCCACAGCCACATTGCCGTTGTGTATGAAGATCTCAACAAGACAAAAGGGACACCAAAGAAAACTAAAG ATCCTGACACTGCTGCAGTTAAATCCGACTCAGTTGATGCTTCCTTGAGCAAGGGAGGTGCAGATCAAGCGAAGAAGAAAAGTCCTCCTCCTACTCCTGCTTTTAAGAAGAGACACAGGGGTTGTTCATTTtgcattttggatttggaaaatACCCCAATCCCTGAGTTCCCACCCAATCATGCGGTGCTAGGTGTAATCACCATGGAAGATGTCATCGAGGAGCTTCTTCAG GAGGAGATATTGGATGAAACTGACGAGTATGTAAACATTCACAACAG GATTAAGATTAATATGAATGCGTCGCAGGAAAAGCTTCCCGAATTAAATGCTATAGAGTCTTCTCGTTCACATACTGCCTCAGAGGTTCCTGGTCCTCACAGCGATCAGCCGGTCTACGCCAGAACTTCACGATAA
- the LOC113712283 gene encoding DUF21 domain-containing protein At1g47330-like isoform X1 produces the protein MAQDDVNCCESEFFLFLAIIVGLVLFAGLMAGLTLGLMSLGLVDLEVLSKSGRPQDRIHASKILPVVKNQHLLLCTLLIGNSLAMESLPILLDKLVPPWAAILISVTLILMFGEILPQAICTRYGLTVGATVAPFVHLLLWIFFPVAYPISKVLDWMLGKGHAALLRRAELKTFVDFHEKEAGKGGDLTHDETTIIAGALELTQKTARDAMTPISKAFSLDLDGTLNLETLNAIMTMGHSRVPVYYKDPTNIIGLILVKNLLAVDPEDSVPLRKMTIRKIPRVAENMPLYDILNEFQQGHSHIAVVYEDLNKTKGTPKKTKDPDTAAVKSDSVDASLSKGGADQAKKKSPPPTPAFKKRHRGCSFCILDLENTPIPEFPPNHAVLGVITMEDVIEELLQEEILDETDEYVNIHNRIKINMNASQEKLPELNAIESSRSHTASEVPGPHSDQPVYARTSR, from the exons ATGGCACAGGACGATGTTAATTGCTGTGAGTCGGAGTTTTTTCTGTTCTTAGCAATAATTGTGGGATTGGTGCTATTTGCTGGGCTCATGGCTGGTCTCACCCTTGGCCTTATGTCACTGGGACTCGTCGACCTCGAAGTTCTTAGTAAATCTGGACGCCCCCAAGATCGTATCCACGCCT CTAAAATACTTCCAGTGGTAAAAAATCAACACCTATTGCTTTGTACTCTCTTGATCGGCAACTCTTTAGCTATGGAG TCTCTCCCTATTTTGTTGGACAAGCTTGTGCCTCCATGGGCAGCAATTCTAATATCTGTAACACTCATCCTCATGTTTGGAGAG ATACTTCCTCAAGCAATCTGCACTCGTTATGGATTGACTGTTGGGGCAACAGTGGCACCCTTTGTCCATCTTCTTCTGTGGATATTCTTCCCTGTTGCTTATCCAATCAGTAAG GTACTGGACTGGATGTTGGggaaagggcatgctgcccttTTACGCAGAGCAGAGCTTAAAACATTTGTGGATTTTCATGAAAAAGAG GCTGGAAAAGGTGGTGATTTGACACATGATGAGACAACAATAATTGCTGGAGCGCTTGAATTGACTCAGAAGACCGCAAGAGATGCCATGACCCCCATATCAAAGGCATTTTCTCTTGATCTGGATGGAACACTCAATTT GGAGACACTTAATGCTATAATGACTATGGGCCATAGTAGAGTTCCTGTTTATTACAAAGATCCGACTAATATTATTGGTCTTATATTG GTAAAAAATCTTTTAGCTGTTGACCCAGAAGATTCAGTTCCTTTGAGGAAAATGACAATCAGAAAAATTCCTCG GGTTGCAGAAAACATGCCTCTATATGATATATTGAATGAGTTTCAGCAGGGCCACAGCCACATTGCCGTTGTGTATGAAGATCTCAACAAGACAAAAGGGACACCAAAGAAAACTAAAG ATCCTGACACTGCTGCAGTTAAATCCGACTCAGTTGATGCTTCCTTGAGCAAGGGAGGTGCAGATCAAGCGAAGAAGAAAAGTCCTCCTCCTACTCCTGCTTTTAAGAAGAGACACAGGGGTTGTTCATTTtgcattttggatttggaaaatACCCCAATCCCTGAGTTCCCACCCAATCATGCGGTGCTAGGTGTAATCACCATGGAAGATGTCATCGAGGAGCTTCTTCAG GAGGAGATATTGGATGAAACTGACGAGTATGTAAACATTCACAACAG GATTAAGATTAATATGAATGCGTCGCAGGAAAAGCTTCCCGAATTAAATGCTATAGAGTCTTCTCGTTCACATACTGCCTCAGAGGTTCCTGGTCCTCACAGCGATCAGCCGGTCTACGCCAGAACTTCACGATAA
- the LOC113712283 gene encoding DUF21 domain-containing protein At1g47330-like isoform X4 has product MAQDDVNCCESEFFLFLAIIVGLVLFAGLMAGLTLGLMSLGLVDLEVLSKSGRPQDRIHASKILPVVKNQHLLLCTLLIGNSLAMESLPILLDKLVPPWAAILISVTLILMFGEILPQAICTRYGLTVGATVAPFVHLLLWIFFPVAYPISKVLDWMLGKGHAALLRRAELKTFVDFHEKEAGKGGDLTHDETTIIAGALELTQKTARDAMTPISKAFSLDLDGTLNLETLNAIMTMGHSRVPVYYKDPTNIIGLILVKNLLAVDPEDSVPLRKMTIRKIPRF; this is encoded by the exons ATGGCACAGGACGATGTTAATTGCTGTGAGTCGGAGTTTTTTCTGTTCTTAGCAATAATTGTGGGATTGGTGCTATTTGCTGGGCTCATGGCTGGTCTCACCCTTGGCCTTATGTCACTGGGACTCGTCGACCTCGAAGTTCTTAGTAAATCTGGACGCCCCCAAGATCGTATCCACGCCT CTAAAATACTTCCAGTGGTAAAAAATCAACACCTATTGCTTTGTACTCTCTTGATCGGCAACTCTTTAGCTATGGAG TCTCTCCCTATTTTGTTGGACAAGCTTGTGCCTCCATGGGCAGCAATTCTAATATCTGTAACACTCATCCTCATGTTTGGAGAG ATACTTCCTCAAGCAATCTGCACTCGTTATGGATTGACTGTTGGGGCAACAGTGGCACCCTTTGTCCATCTTCTTCTGTGGATATTCTTCCCTGTTGCTTATCCAATCAGTAAG GTACTGGACTGGATGTTGGggaaagggcatgctgcccttTTACGCAGAGCAGAGCTTAAAACATTTGTGGATTTTCATGAAAAAGAG GCTGGAAAAGGTGGTGATTTGACACATGATGAGACAACAATAATTGCTGGAGCGCTTGAATTGACTCAGAAGACCGCAAGAGATGCCATGACCCCCATATCAAAGGCATTTTCTCTTGATCTGGATGGAACACTCAATTT GGAGACACTTAATGCTATAATGACTATGGGCCATAGTAGAGTTCCTGTTTATTACAAAGATCCGACTAATATTATTGGTCTTATATTG GTAAAAAATCTTTTAGCTGTTGACCCAGAAGATTCAGTTCCTTTGAGGAAAATGACAATCAGAAAAATTCCTCG GTTCTAA
- the LOC113712752 gene encoding uncharacterized protein: protein MPPPAPPTHSPVIPSTTLAAPFLPKSPAPVSPLHLSPTPSPHETIAVSRRRAAFLLSILTVPPLLLSVHDPPTASAFSLGISGPKNWLKEQKKKSSKFLLAPVDASRNILRSAYLLMTKGETDYEENDLEEVKKLVKSATRDCVAEQRNSFVAFQAKTGVEVCTFRLIVNNASSLLDDKDPTKLEAESKLTDLIRSFTSLSDMTNEIGGQAASNRQRVANALMDALYSLDNFEQGIKDCLEI, encoded by the exons ATGCCACCGCCAGCACCACCAACTCACTCTCCAGTTATCCCTAGCACCACCCTCGCCGCCCCATTCCTTCCAAAATCACCCGCGCCAGTCTCACCACTTCACCTCTCCCCCACCCCGTCCCCTCATGAAACCATCGCAGTCTCACGCCGACGCGCAGCCTTTTTGCTCTCAATTTTAACCGTCCCTCCTCTACTTCTTTCAGTGCATGACCCGCCCACAGCTTCCGCATTCTCCCTCGGCATCT CAGGACCGAAGAATTGGctgaaagaacaaaagaagaagTCGTCCAAATTCCTGTTAGCTCCGGTTGATGCTTCTCGGAACATCCTCCGCTCTGCCTATCTTCTAATGA CTAAGGGTGAAACGGACTATGAGGAGAATGACTTGGAAGAAGTTAAAAAGTTGGTGAAATCTGCTACTAGAGATTGTGTGGCTGAACAAAGGAATTCATTTGTGGCTTTCCAAGCTAAGACTGGAGTAGAG GTCTGCACCTTCCGGTTAATTGTGAATAATGCATCTTCTTTGCTTGATGATAAAGATCCCACAAAGTTAGAAGCTGAATCCAAGCTCACTGATCTGATAAG ATCGTTTACTTCTCTCAGTGATATGACCAATGAAATAGGTGGTCAAGCTGCTTCAAACAG GCAAAGAGTTGCAAATGCTCTTATGGATGCATTATATTCCCTTGACAACTTTGAGCAGGGAATCAAAGATTGCCTTGAAATTTAA
- the LOC113712751 gene encoding uncharacterized protein isoform X1: MADQEIGRSNDVQSWPQLELPDFLYTDAIQEIHRAIQNDWDATRQSACQTAAGRALWKHAVHDPLAELLAGETSLRTAHEKIKKDRLNNAREVSGVILAVRTLWFDSKIEAALNSFGGGAAQIVLLGAGEGEMQDSLIVCGMDTRAYRLSCLKESSIFEVDFPEVLQTKTTILQAAADSTTENQNPLLTAKSLNRVPADISENDWLQKLQKVGFEPRKNTVWVLEGILYYLTHSDAVEVLKIIAENCNLTQTVLLADFMNKQSTTLCGSVFRFYCDWPEQLLPSLGFSDVKLSQIGDPDAHFGLLHDPLNLFNKLRALPRSLQTHPDDGTPCCRLYLVQASGLPNQTIQ, from the exons ATGGCCGATCAAGAGATCGGTCGATCAAATGACGTCCAGTCCTGGCCACAACTGGAACTACCTGACTTCTTGTACACTGACGCCATTCAAGAAATCCACAGAGCTATACAAAATGACTGGGATGCCACCCGCCAATCAGCATGTCAGACTGCAGCTGGAAGAGCGTTGTGGAAGCATGCCGTCCATGATCCACTAGCCGAATTGCTAGCCGGAGAGACAAGCTTGAGGACTGCGCATGAAAAGATCAAGAAAGATCGCCTCAACAATGCCAGAGAAGTATCTGGAGTTATTCTTGCTGTTAGGACCCTCTGGTTTGATTCAAAAATTGAAGCAGCTCTCAATTCCTTTGGTGGTGGAGCAGCGCAGATTGTCCTCCTTGGTGCAG gggaaggggaaatgcaAGACAGTCTTATAGTATGCG GTATGGATACAAGGGCCTATCGCTTGAGTTGCTTGAAAGAAAGCAGTATTTTTGAGGTTGATTTCCCTGAGGTCCTGCAAACAAAAACCACTATACTACAAGCAGCAGCAGATTCAACAACTGAAAATCAGAATCCATTATTGacagcaaaatcattaaacaGAGTGCCAGCTGATATTAGTGAAAATGACTGGCTACAAAAGCTTCAGAAAGTGGGATTTGAACCCAGGAAGAATACAGTGTGGGTATTAGAAGGTATTCTGTACTATCTAACACACTCTGACGCCGTTGAAGTACTGAAGATCATTGCAGAGAATTGCAATCTCACACAAACAGTCCTACTAGCAGACTTCATGAACAAGCAATCAACCACGTTGTGCGGCTCTGTCTTCCGTTTCTATTGTGATTGGCCGGAACAATTGCTGCCATCTCTTGGTTTCTCTGATGTTAAGCTCTCTCAAATTGGTGATCCAGATGCACACTTCGGCCTGTTGCATGATCCATTAAACTTGTTCAACAAATTGCGAGCCTTGCCCAGATCTCTTCAAACTCACCCAGATGATGGAACACCATGCTGTCGGCTATATTTGGTCCAAGCCTCTGGCTTACCCAATCAAACTATTCAATGA
- the LOC113712751 gene encoding uncharacterized protein isoform X2, with translation MADQEIGRSNDVQSWPQLELPDFLYTDAIQEIHRAIQNDWDATRQSACQTAAGRALWKHAVHDPLAELLAGETSLRTAHEKIKKDRLNNAREVSGVILAVRTLWFDSKIEAALNSFGGGAAQIVLLGAGMDTRAYRLSCLKESSIFEVDFPEVLQTKTTILQAAADSTTENQNPLLTAKSLNRVPADISENDWLQKLQKVGFEPRKNTVWVLEGILYYLTHSDAVEVLKIIAENCNLTQTVLLADFMNKQSTTLCGSVFRFYCDWPEQLLPSLGFSDVKLSQIGDPDAHFGLLHDPLNLFNKLRALPRSLQTHPDDGTPCCRLYLVQASGLPNQTIQ, from the exons ATGGCCGATCAAGAGATCGGTCGATCAAATGACGTCCAGTCCTGGCCACAACTGGAACTACCTGACTTCTTGTACACTGACGCCATTCAAGAAATCCACAGAGCTATACAAAATGACTGGGATGCCACCCGCCAATCAGCATGTCAGACTGCAGCTGGAAGAGCGTTGTGGAAGCATGCCGTCCATGATCCACTAGCCGAATTGCTAGCCGGAGAGACAAGCTTGAGGACTGCGCATGAAAAGATCAAGAAAGATCGCCTCAACAATGCCAGAGAAGTATCTGGAGTTATTCTTGCTGTTAGGACCCTCTGGTTTGATTCAAAAATTGAAGCAGCTCTCAATTCCTTTGGTGGTGGAGCAGCGCAGATTGTCCTCCTTGGTGCAG GTATGGATACAAGGGCCTATCGCTTGAGTTGCTTGAAAGAAAGCAGTATTTTTGAGGTTGATTTCCCTGAGGTCCTGCAAACAAAAACCACTATACTACAAGCAGCAGCAGATTCAACAACTGAAAATCAGAATCCATTATTGacagcaaaatcattaaacaGAGTGCCAGCTGATATTAGTGAAAATGACTGGCTACAAAAGCTTCAGAAAGTGGGATTTGAACCCAGGAAGAATACAGTGTGGGTATTAGAAGGTATTCTGTACTATCTAACACACTCTGACGCCGTTGAAGTACTGAAGATCATTGCAGAGAATTGCAATCTCACACAAACAGTCCTACTAGCAGACTTCATGAACAAGCAATCAACCACGTTGTGCGGCTCTGTCTTCCGTTTCTATTGTGATTGGCCGGAACAATTGCTGCCATCTCTTGGTTTCTCTGATGTTAAGCTCTCTCAAATTGGTGATCCAGATGCACACTTCGGCCTGTTGCATGATCCATTAAACTTGTTCAACAAATTGCGAGCCTTGCCCAGATCTCTTCAAACTCACCCAGATGATGGAACACCATGCTGTCGGCTATATTTGGTCCAAGCCTCTGGCTTACCCAATCAAACTATTCAATGA
- the LOC113712283 gene encoding DUF21 domain-containing protein At1g47330-like isoform X3, with product MAQDDVNCCESEFFLFLAIIVGLVLFAGLMAGLTLGLMSLGLVDLEVLSKSGRPQDRIHASKILPVVKNQHLLLCTLLIGNSLAMESLPILLDKLVPPWAAILISVTLILMFGEILPQAICTRYGLTVGATVAPFVHLLLWIFFPVAYPISKVLDWMLGKGHAALLRRAELKTFVDFHEKEAGKGGDLTHDETTIIAGALELTQKTARDAMTPISKAFSLDLDGTLNLETLNAIMTMGHSRVPVYYKDPTNIIGLILVKNLLAVDPEDSVPLRKMTIRKIPRVAENMPLYDILNEFQQGHSHIAVVYEDLNKTKGTPKKTKG from the exons ATGGCACAGGACGATGTTAATTGCTGTGAGTCGGAGTTTTTTCTGTTCTTAGCAATAATTGTGGGATTGGTGCTATTTGCTGGGCTCATGGCTGGTCTCACCCTTGGCCTTATGTCACTGGGACTCGTCGACCTCGAAGTTCTTAGTAAATCTGGACGCCCCCAAGATCGTATCCACGCCT CTAAAATACTTCCAGTGGTAAAAAATCAACACCTATTGCTTTGTACTCTCTTGATCGGCAACTCTTTAGCTATGGAG TCTCTCCCTATTTTGTTGGACAAGCTTGTGCCTCCATGGGCAGCAATTCTAATATCTGTAACACTCATCCTCATGTTTGGAGAG ATACTTCCTCAAGCAATCTGCACTCGTTATGGATTGACTGTTGGGGCAACAGTGGCACCCTTTGTCCATCTTCTTCTGTGGATATTCTTCCCTGTTGCTTATCCAATCAGTAAG GTACTGGACTGGATGTTGGggaaagggcatgctgcccttTTACGCAGAGCAGAGCTTAAAACATTTGTGGATTTTCATGAAAAAGAG GCTGGAAAAGGTGGTGATTTGACACATGATGAGACAACAATAATTGCTGGAGCGCTTGAATTGACTCAGAAGACCGCAAGAGATGCCATGACCCCCATATCAAAGGCATTTTCTCTTGATCTGGATGGAACACTCAATTT GGAGACACTTAATGCTATAATGACTATGGGCCATAGTAGAGTTCCTGTTTATTACAAAGATCCGACTAATATTATTGGTCTTATATTG GTAAAAAATCTTTTAGCTGTTGACCCAGAAGATTCAGTTCCTTTGAGGAAAATGACAATCAGAAAAATTCCTCG GGTTGCAGAAAACATGCCTCTATATGATATATTGAATGAGTTTCAGCAGGGCCACAGCCACATTGCCGTTGTGTATGAAGATCTCAACAAGACAAAAGGGACACCAAAGAAAACTAAAGGTTGA